The Thermothielavioides terrestris NRRL 8126 chromosome 2, complete sequence genome includes a region encoding these proteins:
- a CDS encoding 40S ribosomal protein S9 — protein MAPLSYSKTAKVPRRPFEAARLDSELKLVGEYGLRNKREVWRVLLTLSKIRRAARELLTLDEKDPKRLFEGNALIRRLVRVGVLDESRMKLDYVLALKAEDFLERRLQTLVYKLGLAKSIHHARVLIRQRHIRVGKQIVNVPSFIVRLDSQKHIDFALTSPFGGGRPGRVRRKKAKAAKKGEEGEEEDEEEMVGTARYGQRKSAWAGTFDVCIMLFRRL, from the exons GGACTCCGAGCTGAAGCTCGTTGGCGAGTATGGTCTCCGGAACAAGCGCGAAGTCTGGCGCGTGCTCCTCACTCTGTCCAAGATTCGTCGTGCCGCTCG TGAGCTGCTCACCCTCGACGAGAAGGACCCCAAGCGTCTCTTCGAAGGCAATGCCCTCATTCGCCGCCTTGTTCGCGTCGGTGTGCTCGACGAGTCCCGCATGAAGCTGGATTACGTCCTGGCCCTCAAGGCTGAGGATTTCTTGGAGCGCCGCCTCCAGACTCTCGTCTACAAGCTCGGTCTCGCCAAGTCGATCCACCACGCTCGCGTCCTGATCCGCCAGCGCCACATCCGCGTCGGCAAGCAGATCGTCAACGTCCCTTCGTTCATCGTCCGCCTGGATTCTCAGAAGCACATCGACTTCGCCCTGACGTCGCCGTTCGGTGgcggccgcccaggccgtgTCAGGAgaaagaaggctaaggccgccaagaagggcgaagagggagaggaggaggacgagga GGAAATGGTTGGGACCGCGCGGTACGGGCAACGAAAATCGGCCTGGGCAGGGACTTTTGACGTCTGCATCATGCTCTTTCGGCGTTTATAG